The genomic DNA TTCGAATGTGGCTTCCAACCGATCCAGTAACTGGTTGATCGTGTGAATCAATGGTTGCAATTCACGAGGTTGTTCTGCCTCATTCTCGAGTCGTTCTGAGAGTGTCTCGATATTAAGAGTTGAGATCTGTTGAGCGGTATGATCGAGTGGTCGCAGTCCATAATTGACGGCAATTCCAGTTGCAAGCAGCGTTACAATCAAGCCGATGATCCCGACACCGCAGAGGGTTAATCGCATTTTCTGGATGGTGGTTTCAATCCCAACGGTGGAGCGTGCAAATAACAATGTGACCTGAGCGGAAGGTATCCCTTCCCGCAGATCCCGTTCGATCTCTTCCCGTTCAACTCGCAAATGATCTAACCGTGGCTGAAAAGTGAGCCTTACGACTCGGGCAGATTCCCCGTTGTCGAGTCGAGTATTAAACATGTGGAGTGATTGATCAAAGCCCGGTTGAATGGGTGTCGCATTTTCTGGATAGACATGTTCGATATGTCCCCTTTTCCAGAGAGTGAGGGCTTCACTTTCGCGGGCCAGTGGCACGGCTGCAACTGTTCCTTCTCGCCATTCGTAGATGAGTCCGTCGTGGTCTTGTTCGATCAGCTGGCTGAGCATTAACGCACGACTATGTTGAGATGCATCGAATTCCGACCAGAGCGTACTTTCGAGAAAAGCCGAAACGGTTACTCCGCTGATGGTGAATAATGTAATGACAGTCAAGCCGACAAAAACAATCAATCGGCCATGCAGAGAGCGGCTCATATTCATTCCGCCTCCAGCACATATCCGAGTCCGCGACGAGTTTGTATCAAGGATGGTTGTCCCGGAGTGTCTAATTTCTTACGGAGGTAGCCAACGTACACATCAACCACATTACTGGATGATTCACTTTGCATATCATACAGACTTTGCCAGACATCCGAACGGGTCACGACCTGACCACGACGTCTGGCAAAGTATTCGAGCAGGTTATACTCCCGAGCCGTTAATTCGATGACTGCATCATTTCGTGAGACTGTCCTCGCGTTCGTGTCAATTTGCAGATCACGCACCTGAATGATTGTGGTTCCATCTCCGTAACTGCGACGAACCAGTGCCTTGACGCGTGCCAATAATTCCGCAAGAGCAAACGGTTTGATCAGATAATCATCAGCTCCGATATTCAAACCACGAATGCGTTCATCAACTGCTCCTAAAGCCGTCAATAATAGTACGGGAACCTGCTGCTGAGCATTCCGGAGTGTTTGAAGAATCTCAATCCCGCTGGTATCGGGCAACATGATATCGAGTACAATCACATTGTAATCTCCCGATTGAGCCAGCCATAATCCATCGCGACCATTCTCGGCAGAATCAACCGCAAAGCCTTCCTCAGCCAATGCCTGCACAACAGAACTACGAACAGGTTCATAGTCTTCAACGACTAACACACGCACGGTGAGACTCTTTCTCTGACTTAACATTTTGTTTTGGAGTTTTACAAAACCCCAGTTTAAACATCAGAATATGGTATAAACAAAATATGAGAACATGATGAGAATTCATTTTCTAATATGACAGCAGAAAAGCTGGATTCGAGTTTTGGTACTAAAGATTCAGTGGGTGCAGGTACTTTCTATAGATCAGTAGTAAGGCCGGCATGCAGGCATAGTTGTAAATCGTATGCATTTAGAGTGAATAACCCATCTAACAGGAGAAATGCGATGACTCATACTGATCTGACTGATATTACCCTGGTTCTAGATCGTTCCGGTTCGATGGAATCGGTCAAAGAGTCCACCATCACAGCTTTCAATGAATTTGTTTCTTCACAAATCGAGGTCGAGGGACAGGCCACAATGTCGCTTGTGCAATTCGACAATGAATACGATGTGCTTTACGAAGCGATACCGATTGAACAGGTTTCTGAACTGACCGCTGAAACTTTTGTCCCCCGGGGCAGTACAGCCTTGCTTGATGCGATGGGGCAGACGATTGTGCGAACCGGCCAGCGATTAGCCGCCATGCCGGAAGCCGAGCGTCCTGGTACGGTTTTATTTGTTACGCTGACCGACGGAGCAGAAAACTCCAGCAGCGAGTACAACCTGCACAGAATCAATGAGATGATCACTGAGCAGAGGGAGAAATACAGCTGGCAATTCCTCTTCCTGGCCGCGAATCAGGATGCCATCGCCACCGCTTCCCAATTCGGTATTGGAGCGGGCCAGGCCATGACATTTGGAGCCTCTGAACAAGGTCTGGCAGGCACGATGAGTGTGATGAAACAGAAAGTGACCAGCATGCGGGAGAGCCGGGCCGCCGGTCGAGATATGGCTCCCATCTCTTTTGATGAAACCGATCGAAAAAAGGCGATGGGTGAACCGACCGAAAAGCCGAAACGAAAAAGCAGGCGAAAGTAAGCCCCGTCAATCTGACCCAGCACAGCAGGGGATCGAGGCTGAATTTCCGGTAGAAACTCGGGTTACCCAATCCGGGTTGGACTGGATTTTGCCATGACACCTGGCCATGAGAAACATGAGAAACTTTTTCCGAGCGATTTTCTGATCTATGAAATCAAACAATTACATAATCGAAGCGATGGATGAATCGGTTCAACTCTGGATCAATAAAAGACTGCCTTTTGAACCAACTTTATGGCTTGCAGATGCAAGAGCGGAGCTCCAACAAAAGTTACGAGAATTACAGGCATGTCCCCAGCGAATGATCATGGCGACCTTGTCTACATTGGATGAGCGGTTCTTTGATGTTGAAAATGTACTTATCTACAACGTCGGCTCAGGAGCGTTTTCTGTTCACGCTCGGCATGGAATCGGTTTCAAACGAATTCGCGGCCTTCCTCCGAATGCTCCATCCGGAGAATCCTTTCTTTACCATCATATGTATCAATTGATCGACGTTCCTGATGACAGTTCAGGAACAGAGATCATTCGGTTTGAATTTCCACTACGTAAGCTTTCTTCTGGCACAAAACCTCATGAAATCTGGCAGCAGACTTTTGAAAGCGACTTGATGTCGAATATTGTGATCGATGGTCCTTTCGAAATCTCTATTACCCTATACACTCCGAAACTAATCCTGAATCTCGCTTCGGTGATTAAACCACTTCTCGATGGGATCATCAGCTCGCTTCATTTCGAGTCAACTTTTGATGAGGTAGCAGTTCAAAGGCTTGCTCAGAAAACTAACATGGCTACCGATATGATTATTGAGCAATTGCAGAATCCTCCACGACCATTTCTTGGAAAGCGAAATTTACTTACTTCATATCGCAACTTCGTGAAATGGAATCCTGCTGACGAATTGTGCGAGACTTGCACATTAATTCAGAGGCAATCACATTCAAATGAATGTGAAGTGAGAATTTACTGAGCACTTAAACCGATTCAAAGAACAGTCGATAGATATCTATCCGTATAAAAACGAGTACAAACTCTGATGACACGCGTGATAAAACGCATCGAACCAGTGGAACCGATCGCAAAATGGCGACTGACTAAGACGGAAATCGTCCAGAATCCTGAAATTTCTCAAAAAATGGGGAAGATGCTGTCCCCGCAACCGTTCCTCTTTCGCTGTAAGAGTATGAGACATGATGGAATGTCAAAACAAACTCACTTATTCAGTCCACCACGAAAGCGAAACGAACGATGAATACTTTCACAAAAACAACGGGAATCAAACTGGTCAAAGAAGTCAGCAAATTGCGATCTGACAAACAAGCCCCACAAGGCCGCTGCTGTCGCTCATGCCGCAGCTGTAACAGCTGCCGAAGCTGTCGTGGCGGCGGTTGCCACTAACATACATTCTGCCTGACCAGGAATAATAACTCTGAATTTACGAATGTCAGCCAGTGCCAATCGCTCGACCGTAGTACCATGAATCGTGTATCGCTCGATCTCATTCTGCAGCACGGGACTTAAGAAGTAATAGAGGAAATACTTCGGATCGAGTTTTTCCCGATGAGGCCGAATCAATGCCATCCGTCGGCCAAGGCAGCAGCGTAGTCCTAGAGGAATTAGTGCTGCCTCCCCAAGTCGCGTCTCGTAGGAGAAGACTAAATCTTCGTGTTGTGGTGTGATCCGACGAGTCCATTTAACAAAATCTTTTTCACTAAGATGTGCAGATTCCGAGAGAACAATCCGACCATTAACTAGAGATGAAATGCTAAGGAAAACCGGCCCTTCGTCGATTTTCTGCGGCGTCGCGTGTGGCCCATCGTAAATGTCGTCACATATGTCGGAAATCGTGCCTTCCTGCCAGCCATTTGTGTTACTGCCCATAACCCAAGACCTCCAGATTCTTGCGAATCACTTCATCCAGCTTCGCCGACTCTTCCATCTGCTGGTAAAGCGTCTTAGTCATCTCGGCCATTTTGGTTTCAAACGGAATGCCATCGTCTTCCAACGCTGCCGCACCGACGTAGCGACCGGGCGTCAATACAAAATCGTGTTTGCGGATCTCTTCCAGAGTCGCGGATTTGCAATAGCCGGGCTCATCGCTGTAAACCGAGTCACTCGCTTCCGCTTCAGGTTTGAACTTGTCGCTTCGCCAATTGTGATACGTGTCGGCAATGTGAGCGATATCTTCTTCGCTGAGTTCCTTCTGAGTGCGGCTGATCATCGAACCAATCTGCCGAGCATCAATGAACAGCGTTTCTCCTTCGCGGTTCCGATAACCCCGCTGCTTGTTTGCCTTCTTGGATTTGCTCAGGAACCACAAGCAGACGGGAATCTGTGTTGTGTAAAACAACTGCCCCGGCAACGCGATCATGCAGTCGACCAGATCATTCTCCACCAGCTTCTGACGGATGGCTCCTTCGCCCGTGGTATTCGTGGACATCGAACCATTGGCCAGAACAAACCCTGCCACACCATTGGCGGACAACTTTGACACCATGTGCATAATCCATGCGTAGTTGGCATTCCCCGTCGGCGGTGTTTCGTATCCATCCCAGCGAGAATCACTGGTCAGTTCATCGGCTGCTCGCCAGTCTTTCTGGTTGAACGGCGGATTGGCCATGATGTAATCAGCCTTCAGATCCTGATGCTGATCTTTGAAAAACGTATCCGCTGGCACTTCCCCCAGATTGGCTGAAAGCCCTCGCACGGCCAGATTCATCTTGGCCAGCTTGTAGGTGGTGGCCGTGAATTCCTGACCGTAAACAGAAATGTCTTTGGTATTGCCGTGATGAGATTGCACGAACTTCAACGACTGCACGAACATTCCGCCCGAACCGCAGCACGGATCGTAGATCTTACCTTTGTACGGTTCGATCATTTCCGCAATCAGATTCACGATGCACTTCGGCGTATAAAACTCGCCGCCCAGCTTCCCTTCGGAAGCCG from Rubinisphaera italica includes the following:
- a CDS encoding type I restriction-modification system subunit M; this translates as MAKKKAAPKKKAAPKKNVSFEESLWDSANRLRGSVESSEYKHVVLSLIFLKFVSDKFEERKAALIAEGKQDYTDMVEFYTMQNVFYLPETSRWSHIQQHAKQDDIAIKIDSALTQVEKSNVSLKGALPDNYFSRLGLDGSKLSALIDAINNIDTVADKEEDVVGRVYEYFLGKFAASEGKLGGEFYTPKCIVNLIAEMIEPYKGKIYDPCCGSGGMFVQSLKFVQSHHGNTKDISVYGQEFTATTYKLAKMNLAVRGLSANLGEVPADTFFKDQHQDLKADYIMANPPFNQKDWRAADELTSDSRWDGYETPPTGNANYAWIMHMVSKLSANGVAGFVLANGSMSTNTTGEGAIRQKLVENDLVDCMIALPGQLFYTTQIPVCLWFLSKSKKANKQRGYRNREGETLFIDARQIGSMISRTQKELSEEDIAHIADTYHNWRSDKFKPEAEASDSVYSDEPGYCKSATLEEIRKHDFVLTPGRYVGAAALEDDGIPFETKMAEMTKTLYQQMEESAKLDEVIRKNLEVLGYGQ
- a CDS encoding VWA domain-containing protein, whose protein sequence is MTHTDLTDITLVLDRSGSMESVKESTITAFNEFVSSQIEVEGQATMSLVQFDNEYDVLYEAIPIEQVSELTAETFVPRGSTALLDAMGQTIVRTGQRLAAMPEAERPGTVLFVTLTDGAENSSSEYNLHRINEMITEQREKYSWQFLFLAANQDAIATASQFGIGAGQAMTFGASEQGLAGTMSVMKQKVTSMRESRAAGRDMAPISFDETDRKKAMGEPTEKPKRKSRRK
- a CDS encoding response regulator transcription factor — encoded protein: MRVLVVEDYEPVRSSVVQALAEEGFAVDSAENGRDGLWLAQSGDYNVIVLDIMLPDTSGIEILQTLRNAQQQVPVLLLTALGAVDERIRGLNIGADDYLIKPFALAELLARVKALVRRSYGDGTTIIQVRDLQIDTNARTVSRNDAVIELTAREYNLLEYFARRRGQVVTRSDVWQSLYDMQSESSSNVVDVYVGYLRKKLDTPGQPSLIQTRRGLGYVLEAE
- a CDS encoding restriction endonuclease subunit S, with product MGSNTNGWQEGTISDICDDIYDGPHATPQKIDEGPVFLSISSLVNGRIVLSESAHLSEKDFVKWTRRITPQHEDLVFSYETRLGEAALIPLGLRCCLGRRMALIRPHREKLDPKYFLYYFLSPVLQNEIERYTIHGTTVERLALADIRKFRVIIPGQAECMLVATAATTASAAVTAAA
- a CDS encoding ATP-binding protein, coding for MNMSRSLHGRLIVFVGLTVITLFTISGVTVSAFLESTLWSEFDASQHSRALMLSQLIEQDHDGLIYEWREGTVAAVPLARESEALTLWKRGHIEHVYPENATPIQPGFDQSLHMFNTRLDNGESARVVRLTFQPRLDHLRVEREEIERDLREGIPSAQVTLLFARSTVGIETTIQKMRLTLCGVGIIGLIVTLLATGIAVNYGLRPLDHTAQQISTLNIETLSERLENEAEQPRELQPLIHTINQLLDRLEATFERERAFSADVAHELRTPLAGLRAKSEVALSKPRSSEQYQETIQQCLLITEQATAIVESLLATTQQSISEIRKQEIDINNLLTDIVREYQKVIDKRELTVLWNTSSCETVSADPNMLTILFRNLIDNAVSYADAGTTITIEAVANQQELTIEVSNTAQDFSSKDIDRVFERFWRADTARAATGLHSGLGLSLCRRLVESLGGKIEASYFDHVFSIRLKRTYSAQ